A genomic stretch from Burkholderia pyrrocinia includes:
- the tetR gene encoding tetracycline resistance transcriptional repressor TetR: MKDTGARLTRDTVLRAALELLDEVGIDGLSTRRLAERLGVQSPTLYWHFKNKAELLDAMAEAIMLERHGASLPRPGEAWDAWLAHNARSFRHALLAYRDGARLHAGTRPRALHFGSIERKVALLGEAGFAPDEAVDVMYALGRFVVGWVLEEQAEQDGEADAPLPDAAEYPLLAKGWAALRERGGDEAFERGVALIVDGARAHLAARRRG, translated from the coding sequence ATGAAGGACACAGGGGCGCGATTGACGCGCGACACGGTATTGCGCGCGGCGCTCGAACTGCTTGATGAAGTCGGTATCGACGGGCTGTCGACGAGGCGGCTCGCCGAGCGGCTCGGCGTGCAGTCGCCGACGCTTTACTGGCATTTCAAGAACAAGGCCGAGCTGCTCGACGCGATGGCCGAAGCGATCATGCTCGAGCGCCACGGCGCGTCGCTGCCGCGGCCTGGCGAAGCGTGGGATGCGTGGCTTGCCCACAACGCGCGCAGTTTCCGCCACGCGCTGCTCGCCTATCGCGACGGCGCGCGCCTGCATGCCGGTACGCGGCCGCGTGCGCTGCATTTCGGTTCGATCGAACGCAAGGTCGCGCTGCTCGGCGAAGCGGGCTTCGCGCCGGATGAAGCGGTCGACGTGATGTATGCGCTCGGCCGCTTCGTGGTCGGATGGGTGCTGGAGGAACAGGCAGAGCAGGACGGTGAGGCCGATGCGCCGCTGCCGGACGCGGCCGAGTATCCGCTGCTCGCGAAGGGCTGGGCCGCGCTGCGCGAGCGCGGCGGCGACGAAGCGTTCGAGCGCGGCGTCGCGCTGATCGTCGATGGCGCCCGAGCGCATCTGGCAGCGCGCCGGCGCGGCTGA
- the yiaA gene encoding inner membrane protein YiaA, whose amino-acid sequence MNQTTIQQPSFAFVAASWAALIAGFAAFLIGLWNAGMQLNEKGYYFTVLVFGLYAAISLQKSVRDRAEGIPVTGIYYGISWIALLLSIALLVVGLFNATLQLSEKGFYAMSFVLALFGAVAVQKNTRDLQGAKPRYTDADSAPSVQE is encoded by the coding sequence ATGAACCAGACCACCATCCAGCAGCCGTCGTTCGCATTCGTGGCCGCGTCGTGGGCCGCACTGATCGCAGGTTTTGCGGCATTCCTGATCGGGCTCTGGAACGCCGGCATGCAGCTCAACGAGAAGGGCTACTACTTCACCGTGCTGGTGTTCGGTCTCTATGCGGCGATCTCGCTGCAGAAAAGCGTCCGCGATCGCGCGGAAGGCATTCCCGTCACCGGCATCTACTACGGCATCAGCTGGATCGCGCTGCTGCTGTCCATCGCGCTGCTGGTCGTCGGCCTCTTCAACGCAACGCTGCAGCTGAGCGAGAAGGGCTTCTACGCGATGTCGTTCGTGCTCGCGCTGTTCGGCGCGGTGGCCGTGCAGAAGAACACGCGCGACCTGCAGGGCGCGAAGCCGCGTTATACCGACGCCGATTCCGCGCCGTCCGTCCAGGAGTAA
- a CDS encoding carboxymuconolactone decarboxylase family protein, which yields MLNWNEYRKELSTRIGDIAKLSPDTLAGYQALAGAGAKTGHLDAKTRELIALAVAVTTRCDGCIAVHTAEATKHGATREEVAEALGVAIALNAGAALVYSARVMDALGD from the coding sequence ATGCTGAACTGGAACGAATACCGGAAGGAACTCTCGACGCGCATCGGCGATATCGCCAAGCTGTCGCCCGATACGCTGGCCGGCTACCAGGCGCTGGCAGGGGCCGGCGCCAAGACGGGCCATCTCGACGCGAAAACGCGCGAGCTGATCGCGCTCGCGGTGGCCGTCACGACGCGCTGCGACGGCTGTATCGCCGTTCACACGGCCGAAGCGACAAAGCATGGCGCGACCAGGGAGGAAGTGGCGGAAGCGCTCGGCGTCGCAATTGCGCTGAATGCGGGTGCCGCGCTCGTCTATTCGGCGCGCGTGATGGACGCGCTCGGCGACTGA
- a CDS encoding class II glutamine amidotransferase, whose protein sequence is MCRWLAYTGNPIHLETVLFRAKHSLIDQSLHSELGATTTNGDGFGIGWYGHPDELPFRYRSVHPAWNDRNLREAARAIRSRMFIAHIRAATETPVQETNCHPFRHGRWLFAHNGLIRGFHKLRRDLTMKVDPALFPTLEGSTDSELMFRLALTYGLEQMPLQALERMAGVVEETAARHRVADPLNMTVCATDGERIIAVRYSSERQSRSLFHSTSFKHLHELYPHDPRIAEVGDDAFMVVSEPLVDLRGAWEEVPEGMAIVAHGADVQQRPFGPRQK, encoded by the coding sequence ATGTGCCGCTGGCTCGCCTATACGGGCAATCCGATCCATCTCGAGACCGTGCTGTTCCGCGCGAAGCATTCGCTGATCGACCAGAGCCTGCATTCGGAGCTCGGCGCCACGACCACCAATGGCGACGGTTTCGGCATCGGCTGGTACGGGCACCCCGACGAACTGCCGTTCCGCTATCGCTCCGTGCATCCCGCGTGGAACGATCGCAACCTGCGCGAAGCCGCGCGCGCGATCCGCTCGCGGATGTTCATCGCGCATATCCGCGCGGCGACCGAAACGCCCGTGCAGGAAACCAACTGCCACCCGTTCCGCCACGGCCGCTGGCTGTTCGCGCACAACGGGCTGATCCGCGGCTTCCACAAGCTGCGCCGCGACCTGACGATGAAGGTCGATCCAGCACTGTTCCCGACGCTCGAAGGCTCGACCGATTCCGAGCTGATGTTCCGCCTCGCGCTGACGTACGGCCTCGAGCAGATGCCGCTGCAGGCGCTCGAACGGATGGCCGGCGTGGTCGAGGAAACCGCCGCGCGGCATCGCGTGGCCGACCCGCTCAACATGACGGTCTGCGCGACCGACGGCGAACGGATCATCGCGGTGCGCTACTCGAGCGAACGGCAATCGCGTTCGCTGTTCCACAGCACGTCGTTCAAGCACCTGCACGAGCTGTATCCGCATGACCCGCGCATCGCCGAAGTCGGCGACGACGCGTTCATGGTCGTGTCCGAGCCGCTCGTCGACCTGCGCGGCGCGTGGGAGGAAGTGCCGGAGGGCATGGCGATCGTCGCGCACGGGGCGGACGTGCAGCAGCGGCCGTTCGGGCCGCGGCAGAAGTAG
- the tet(64) gene encoding tetracycline efflux MFS transporter Tet(64) — MNPSLIAILATVLLDAIGVGIVMPILPGLLRSLAGAGSTDTHYGVLLALYAFAQFLCAPLLGALSDRFGRRPVLLASLAGAALDYLLMALAPTLAWLYAGRLIAGITGANVAVATAYVTDVTAEPDRARRFGQLGAMMGIGFIAGPLIGGLLGALHLRAPFVAAALLNALNLVLVWRALPESRPRSARAGRAVAALNPFASLRRLSGAPALVPLIGIYVIVALVSQAPATLWILYGQEHFGWSTPIAGLSLAGYGACHALAQAFAIGPLIARLGERRALALGLAGDALGLAVIAFATAAWVPFTLLPLFAAGGMTLPALQAMLARQVDDARQGELQGTLASVASLIGVAGPLVVTATYAATRATWPGLVWAAAALLYLLVPPLLAGTRPAGAPRPSA, encoded by the coding sequence TTGAATCCGTCCCTGATTGCCATCCTGGCCACGGTCCTGCTCGATGCGATCGGCGTCGGGATCGTGATGCCGATCCTGCCCGGCCTGCTGCGCTCGCTCGCCGGCGCGGGCAGCACCGACACGCACTACGGCGTATTGCTCGCGCTGTACGCGTTCGCGCAGTTCCTGTGCGCGCCGCTGCTCGGCGCGCTGAGCGACCGCTTCGGCCGTCGGCCCGTGCTGCTTGCGTCGCTCGCGGGCGCCGCGCTCGACTACCTGCTGATGGCGCTCGCGCCGACGCTTGCCTGGCTTTACGCGGGGCGGCTGATCGCGGGCATCACGGGCGCGAACGTGGCGGTCGCGACCGCGTACGTCACCGACGTCACGGCCGAACCCGACCGCGCACGGCGCTTCGGCCAGCTCGGCGCGATGATGGGCATCGGCTTCATCGCAGGCCCGCTGATCGGCGGGCTGCTCGGCGCGCTGCACCTGCGCGCGCCGTTCGTCGCGGCCGCGCTGCTCAATGCGCTGAATCTCGTGCTCGTATGGCGCGCGCTGCCGGAATCGCGGCCGCGCTCGGCCCGCGCAGGCCGCGCGGTCGCCGCGCTCAACCCGTTCGCGAGCCTGCGCCGGCTGAGCGGCGCACCCGCGCTCGTGCCGCTGATCGGCATCTACGTGATCGTCGCGCTGGTATCGCAGGCGCCCGCGACGCTGTGGATCCTGTACGGCCAAGAACATTTCGGCTGGTCGACGCCGATCGCGGGGCTGTCGCTCGCGGGCTACGGCGCGTGCCATGCGCTCGCGCAGGCGTTCGCGATCGGGCCGCTGATCGCGCGGCTCGGCGAGCGTCGCGCGCTCGCGCTGGGGCTCGCGGGCGACGCGCTCGGGCTCGCGGTGATCGCGTTCGCGACCGCCGCATGGGTGCCGTTCACGCTGCTGCCGCTGTTCGCGGCGGGCGGCATGACGCTGCCGGCGCTGCAGGCGATGCTCGCGCGGCAGGTCGACGATGCGCGCCAGGGCGAACTGCAGGGCACGCTCGCGAGCGTGGCCAGCCTGATCGGCGTGGCGGGCCCGTTGGTCGTCACCGCGACCTATGCGGCGACGCGCGCGACGTGGCCGGGGCTCGTATGGGCTGCCGCCGCGCTGCTCTATCTGCTCGTGCCGCCGTTGCTGGCCGGCACGCGGCCGGCGGGCGCACCGCGGCCGTCCGCCTGA
- a CDS encoding mechanosensitive ion channel family protein, whose amino-acid sequence MPDLATAQQFLMTRGLDFGLNLLAAIVLWFIGRWAIRIGTRLLGKVVRRSGKVDPTLTDYLTSVVGVLLTILLILAILQIFGVQTTSFAALLAGLGLAIGTAWGGLLAHFAAGVFMQVLRPFKIGDVISAGGVTGTVKELGLFGTTIVTADNIVTIVGNNKIFSDNIANYSATSHRRVDLTAKIANGVDAVDAINRLKTSIQQIPNVLTDPAPDVGVLQFTPEGPLLFVRPSTAPENYWQVYCDTNRVIIETFRDAQYPTPETPLLHRNA is encoded by the coding sequence ATGCCCGACCTCGCCACCGCCCAGCAATTCCTGATGACCCGCGGCCTCGACTTCGGCCTCAACCTTCTCGCCGCGATCGTGTTGTGGTTCATCGGCCGCTGGGCGATCCGCATCGGCACGCGCCTGCTCGGCAAGGTCGTACGCCGCAGCGGCAAGGTCGACCCGACGCTCACCGACTACCTGACCTCCGTCGTCGGCGTGCTGCTGACGATCCTGCTGATCCTCGCGATCCTGCAGATCTTCGGCGTGCAGACGACCTCGTTCGCCGCGCTGCTCGCCGGCCTCGGCCTCGCGATCGGCACGGCCTGGGGCGGCCTGCTCGCGCACTTCGCCGCCGGCGTGTTCATGCAGGTGCTGCGCCCGTTCAAGATCGGCGACGTGATCAGCGCAGGCGGCGTCACGGGTACGGTGAAGGAGCTCGGCCTGTTCGGCACGACGATCGTCACCGCCGACAACATCGTGACGATCGTCGGCAACAACAAGATCTTCTCGGACAACATCGCGAACTACAGCGCAACGTCGCACCGCCGCGTCGACCTAACCGCGAAGATCGCGAACGGCGTCGACGCGGTCGACGCGATCAATCGCCTGAAGACGTCGATCCAGCAGATCCCGAACGTGCTGACCGACCCGGCGCCGGACGTCGGCGTGCTGCAGTTCACGCCGGAAGGCCCGCTGCTGTTCGTGCGCCCGTCCACGGCACCCGAGAACTACTGGCAGGTGTACTGCGATACCAACCGCGTGATCATCGAGACGTTCCGCGACGCGCAATACCCGACGCCCGAAACGCCGCTCTTGCATCGCAACGCGTAA
- a CDS encoding DedA family protein — MDTLLHFVNLVLHIDAFLGDFIRQYGAWVYLVLFLIVFCETGLVVFPFLPGDSLLFIGGAFAATGEMNVGALIVLLLVAAISGNTVNYLIGRWVGPKVFNTHIPVLERFLDRAALQKTHSFYDKHGGKTIVLARFIPVVRTFAPFVAGASSMSATRFQLFNVIGALVWVLLLVLLGYFFGNIPFVRQYLNVIVLVGIGAAIVPVALGAVWKLVRGRRSDHAQKTGGR; from the coding sequence TTGGATACGCTGCTTCATTTCGTCAACCTTGTCCTGCATATCGACGCATTCCTCGGCGATTTCATCCGGCAGTACGGCGCATGGGTCTATCTCGTCCTGTTCCTGATCGTGTTCTGCGAGACGGGGCTCGTCGTGTTCCCGTTCCTGCCCGGCGATTCGCTGCTGTTCATCGGCGGCGCGTTCGCGGCGACAGGCGAAATGAACGTCGGCGCGCTGATCGTGCTGCTGCTCGTCGCGGCGATCTCCGGCAACACCGTGAACTACCTGATCGGCCGCTGGGTCGGCCCGAAGGTATTCAATACCCATATCCCGGTGCTCGAGCGCTTCCTCGATCGCGCCGCGCTGCAGAAGACCCACTCGTTCTACGACAAGCACGGCGGCAAGACGATCGTGCTCGCGCGTTTCATCCCGGTCGTGCGTACGTTCGCGCCGTTCGTCGCGGGTGCGTCGTCGATGAGCGCCACGCGCTTCCAGCTCTTCAACGTGATCGGCGCGCTGGTCTGGGTGCTGCTGCTCGTGCTGCTCGGCTATTTCTTCGGCAACATCCCGTTCGTCCGCCAGTACCTGAACGTGATCGTGCTGGTCGGCATCGGCGCGGCGATCGTGCCGGTCGCGCTCGGCGCGGTATGGAAGCTCGTGCGCGGGCGGCGGTCGGACCATGCGCAGAAGACGGGTGGGCGCTGA
- a CDS encoding cupin domain-containing protein, translating into MDALSQLLSLGRSHVELDVRCLLDGPFAMPHDPLPPGEAAFHLLLAGTCRLRTADGRTLQLADGDFVLLPAGGAHDLLDAGAGRSRPVAPLREPAAAGGAVVPVKSNLDPAESGSASVDLLCGRFVYARGAGELLMRTLPQVLHVGLREASGFAPLQLLTSVLRSEASNVQPGAGAIVNALGQALLAYALRAYGRDARVPSGWLALAADARLGPSVQAVLQAPEQPWTVESLGDAAAMSRATYARHFREKAGMSVGAFVAQIRMMHACALLQDTQRGQAEIGQAVGYQSEAAFGKAFRAVLGTTPGRWRRAQRGT; encoded by the coding sequence ATGGATGCATTGAGTCAACTGTTGTCGCTGGGCCGCAGCCATGTCGAACTCGACGTGCGTTGCCTGCTCGACGGGCCGTTCGCGATGCCGCACGACCCGTTGCCGCCCGGCGAGGCGGCGTTCCACCTGCTGCTGGCCGGCACGTGCCGGCTGCGTACCGCCGACGGGCGCACGCTGCAACTCGCCGACGGCGATTTCGTGCTGCTGCCCGCGGGTGGCGCGCACGACCTGCTCGACGCGGGAGCCGGCCGGTCGCGGCCGGTCGCGCCGCTGCGCGAACCGGCCGCCGCCGGCGGCGCGGTGGTCCCGGTCAAGTCGAATCTCGATCCGGCCGAATCGGGCAGTGCGAGCGTGGACCTGCTGTGCGGACGTTTCGTCTATGCGCGCGGCGCGGGCGAACTGCTGATGCGCACGCTGCCGCAGGTGCTGCACGTCGGGTTGCGCGAGGCGTCGGGGTTCGCGCCGCTGCAACTGCTGACGAGCGTGCTGCGCAGCGAGGCGTCGAATGTGCAGCCGGGCGCCGGCGCGATCGTGAATGCGCTCGGCCAGGCGCTGCTCGCGTATGCGTTGCGCGCGTACGGCCGCGACGCGCGCGTGCCGTCCGGCTGGCTCGCGCTCGCGGCCGATGCGCGGCTCGGCCCGTCGGTCCAGGCCGTGCTGCAGGCGCCGGAGCAGCCGTGGACGGTCGAGTCGCTCGGCGACGCAGCGGCGATGTCGCGCGCGACCTATGCACGGCATTTCCGCGAGAAAGCCGGGATGAGTGTCGGCGCGTTCGTCGCGCAGATCCGGATGATGCATGCATGCGCGCTGTTGCAGGATACGCAGCGCGGGCAGGCGGAGATCGGCCAGGCGGTCGGTTATCAATCCGAGGCGGCCTTCGGCAAGGCGTTTCGCGCGGTGCTCGGCACGACGCCCGGGCGCTGGCGGCGCGCGCAGCGCGGAACGTAA
- the miaA gene encoding tRNA (adenosine(37)-N6)-dimethylallyltransferase MiaA: protein MSAPSQSTPTTIACLLGPTASGKTAAALALAARRPIEIVSVDSALVYRDMDIGTAKPTREERASVPHHLIDIIDPADAYSAAEFRADALRLIGEIAARGRTPLLAGGTMLYYKALTQGLNDLPGADPDVRAQLDADAARDGWPALHARLAQVDPDTAARLAPNDSQRIQRALEIFMLSGQPMSALLAAPRRADDAAAAYRFVPVALEPSDRAVLHARIAQRFDAMLDAGFIDEVERLRRRDDLHPDLPSMRCVGYRQAWEFLDGDTDYRTMRDKGIFATRQLCKRQLTWLRAMPERIVVDCIAPDSTARALDALERVLDGRAPG, encoded by the coding sequence ATGAGCGCTCCTTCGCAGTCCACCCCGACGACGATCGCCTGCCTGCTCGGCCCCACCGCTTCGGGCAAGACGGCCGCGGCGCTGGCGCTCGCCGCGCGCCGCCCGATCGAGATCGTCAGCGTCGATTCGGCGCTCGTCTACCGCGACATGGATATCGGCACCGCGAAGCCGACTCGCGAAGAACGCGCGAGCGTGCCGCATCACCTGATCGACATCATTGACCCGGCCGACGCGTATTCGGCCGCGGAATTCCGCGCGGATGCGCTGCGCCTGATCGGCGAGATCGCCGCGCGCGGTCGCACGCCGCTGCTCGCCGGCGGCACGATGCTGTACTACAAGGCGCTGACGCAGGGGCTCAACGACCTGCCGGGCGCCGATCCGGACGTGCGCGCGCAGCTCGACGCCGACGCCGCGCGCGACGGCTGGCCCGCGCTGCACGCGCGGCTCGCGCAGGTCGATCCCGACACGGCCGCGCGGCTCGCGCCGAACGATTCGCAGCGGATCCAGCGCGCGCTCGAAATCTTCATGCTGAGCGGGCAGCCGATGTCGGCGCTGCTCGCCGCGCCGCGGCGCGCGGACGATGCGGCCGCCGCGTACCGCTTCGTGCCGGTCGCGCTCGAACCGTCGGATCGCGCGGTACTGCACGCACGCATCGCGCAGCGCTTCGACGCGATGCTCGACGCGGGCTTCATCGACGAAGTCGAACGGCTGCGCCGTCGCGACGATCTCCATCCCGACCTGCCGTCGATGCGCTGCGTCGGCTATCGGCAGGCGTGGGAATTCCTCGACGGCGACACCGACTACCGGACGATGCGCGACAAGGGCATCTTCGCGACGCGCCAGCTGTGCAAGCGCCAGCTCACCTGGCTGCGCGCGATGCCGGAACGGATCGTCGTCGACTGCATCGCGCCGGACTCGACGGCCCGCGCGCTCGACGCGCTCGAACGCGTACTCGACGGCCGCGCGCCGGGCTGA
- the mutL gene encoding DNA mismatch repair endonuclease MutL, translating to MSDITETAAGAAPAPAPRPLRAIQPLPDQLISQIAAGEVVERPASVVKELLENAMDAGATTLRIVLEEGGVKRISITDDGCGIPPDELALALMRHATSKIRSLEELEAVATLGFRGEALASIASVAEMSITSRTTDAAHAMKIDAQTGVLSPAAGSTGTTIEVRELYFNTPARRKFLKSEQTEFGHCLEMIRRAALARPDVAISVLHNGKAVEHWNATEPAQRVAKILGDSFATAHLPLDEQAGPLAVYGCAGLPTASRGRADQQYFFVNGRFVRDKLLTHAVRAAYEDVLHGDRYPSYVLFLDLPPEAVDVNVHPSKIEVRFRDSRSIHQYVFHAVQRALARHAGASPETTAGGHAAHIEPAPRGPASFLDTPLGQGHGQATGGSGFSSPSSSSAGNTWMRQARMTQGTLPVAQPLALYDALFGRKDSGAGTPDGTTTVARDSADAPGAPLPGFTASPIAATAHDEQPLGFALGQIHGIYVLAQNAHGLVIVDMHAAHERILYEQFKNALTDRSVAVQSLLLPVSMTATPVEIGTVEEERDTLESLGFDLAVLSPTTLAIRAVPALLKDADLQSLARAVLADLHAFGGSRVLTERQHELLGTLACHHAVRANRRLTLDEMNALLRQMEATERADQCNHGRPTWYQLTLNDLDRLFMRGQ from the coding sequence ATGTCCGATATCACCGAAACGGCCGCGGGCGCCGCGCCCGCCCCTGCTCCGCGCCCGCTGCGCGCGATCCAGCCCCTGCCCGACCAGCTGATCAGCCAGATCGCCGCGGGCGAGGTCGTCGAACGCCCGGCGTCGGTCGTCAAGGAACTGCTCGAGAATGCAATGGATGCCGGCGCGACGACGCTGCGCATCGTGCTGGAAGAAGGCGGCGTCAAGCGCATCTCGATCACCGACGACGGTTGCGGGATTCCGCCCGACGAGCTGGCGCTCGCGCTGATGCGCCATGCCACCAGCAAGATCCGCTCGCTCGAGGAGCTCGAGGCGGTCGCGACGCTCGGGTTCCGCGGCGAAGCGCTCGCGTCGATCGCATCGGTCGCCGAGATGTCGATCACGAGCCGGACCACCGACGCCGCGCATGCAATGAAGATCGATGCGCAGACAGGCGTGCTGTCACCGGCCGCCGGCTCGACCGGCACGACGATCGAGGTGCGCGAGCTGTACTTCAACACGCCCGCGCGGCGCAAGTTCCTGAAGAGCGAGCAGACCGAGTTCGGCCACTGCCTGGAAATGATCCGCCGCGCGGCACTCGCGCGGCCGGACGTCGCGATCTCGGTGCTGCACAACGGCAAGGCCGTCGAGCACTGGAATGCGACCGAGCCCGCGCAGCGCGTCGCGAAGATCCTCGGCGACAGCTTCGCGACCGCGCACCTGCCGCTCGACGAGCAGGCCGGCCCGCTCGCCGTCTACGGCTGCGCGGGCCTGCCGACCGCGAGCCGCGGGCGCGCCGACCAGCAGTATTTCTTCGTCAACGGCCGCTTCGTGCGCGACAAGCTGCTGACACATGCGGTGCGCGCGGCCTACGAGGACGTGCTGCACGGCGACCGCTACCCGTCGTACGTGCTGTTCCTCGACCTGCCGCCCGAAGCCGTCGACGTGAACGTGCATCCGTCGAAGATCGAGGTGCGCTTTCGCGATTCGCGCTCGATCCACCAGTACGTGTTCCACGCGGTCCAGCGCGCGCTCGCGCGCCACGCGGGCGCGTCGCCGGAAACCACCGCGGGCGGTCACGCCGCGCATATCGAGCCTGCGCCGCGCGGACCCGCATCGTTCCTGGACACGCCGCTCGGCCAGGGCCACGGCCAGGCCACCGGCGGCAGCGGCTTCTCGTCGCCGTCGTCATCGTCGGCGGGCAACACCTGGATGCGCCAGGCGCGGATGACGCAGGGCACGCTGCCCGTCGCGCAGCCGCTCGCGCTCTACGATGCGCTGTTCGGCCGCAAGGACAGCGGCGCTGGCACGCCGGACGGCACGACCACCGTCGCCCGCGATTCGGCCGACGCGCCGGGTGCGCCGCTGCCGGGCTTCACTGCGTCGCCGATCGCCGCCACCGCGCACGACGAGCAGCCGCTCGGCTTCGCGCTCGGCCAGATCCACGGCATCTACGTGCTCGCACAGAACGCGCACGGGCTCGTGATCGTCGACATGCACGCGGCCCACGAGCGGATACTGTACGAACAGTTCAAGAACGCGCTCACCGATCGCTCGGTCGCCGTGCAGTCGCTGCTGCTGCCGGTGTCGATGACGGCCACGCCGGTCGAGATCGGCACGGTCGAGGAAGAACGCGACACGCTCGAATCGCTCGGCTTCGATCTCGCGGTGCTGTCGCCGACGACGCTCGCGATCCGCGCGGTGCCGGCGCTGCTGAAGGATGCCGACCTGCAGTCGCTCGCGCGCGCGGTGCTCGCCGACCTGCATGCGTTCGGCGGCTCGCGCGTGCTCACCGAGCGCCAGCACGAACTGCTCGGCACGCTCGCGTGCCACCACGCGGTGCGCGCGAACCGGCGCCTGACGCTCGACGAGATGAACGCGCTGCTGCGCCAGATGGAAGCGACCGAGCGCGCGGACCAATGCAATCATGGCCGTCCGACCTGGTATCAGCTCACGCTGAACGATCTCGACCGTCTCTTCATGCGCGGGCAATGA
- the purM gene encoding phosphoribosylformylglycinamidine cyclo-ligase, whose protein sequence is MNPPKSAPDAQGLSYRDAGVDIDAGDALIDKIKPFAKKTLRDGVLGGIGGFGALFEVPKKYREPVLVSGTDGVGTKLKLAFHLNKHDTVGQDLVAMSVNDILVQGAEPLFFLDYFACGKLDVDTAATVVKGIAQGCELSGCALIGGETAEMPGMYPDGEYDLAGFAVGAVEKSKIIDGSTIAEGDVVLGLASSGIHSNGFSLVRKIIERANPDLSADFHGRSLADALMAPTRIYVKPLLALMQKLSVKGMAHITGGGLVENIPRVLREGLTAELDQNAWPLPPLFKWLQEHGGVADAEMHRVFNCGIGMAVIVAAADADAAIADLTAAGEQVWKIGTVRATREGEAQTVVV, encoded by the coding sequence ATGAATCCTCCGAAATCTGCTCCCGACGCTCAGGGTCTGTCCTATCGCGACGCAGGCGTCGACATCGACGCTGGCGACGCGCTCATCGACAAGATCAAGCCTTTTGCGAAGAAAACCCTGCGCGACGGCGTGCTCGGCGGCATCGGCGGGTTCGGCGCGCTGTTCGAGGTGCCGAAGAAGTATCGCGAGCCCGTGCTCGTGTCGGGCACCGACGGCGTGGGCACCAAGCTCAAGCTGGCGTTTCATCTGAACAAACACGACACCGTCGGCCAGGATCTGGTCGCGATGAGCGTGAACGACATCCTCGTGCAGGGCGCCGAGCCGCTGTTCTTCCTCGACTACTTCGCGTGCGGCAAGCTCGACGTCGACACGGCCGCGACGGTCGTCAAGGGCATCGCTCAGGGCTGCGAACTGTCGGGCTGCGCGCTGATCGGCGGTGAAACGGCCGAAATGCCGGGCATGTACCCGGACGGCGAATACGACCTGGCCGGCTTTGCGGTCGGCGCGGTCGAGAAGAGCAAGATCATCGACGGCAGCACGATCGCCGAAGGCGACGTGGTGCTGGGCCTCGCATCGAGCGGCATCCACTCGAACGGCTTCTCGCTCGTGCGCAAGATCATCGAGCGCGCGAACCCCGACCTGTCGGCCGATTTCCACGGCCGCTCGCTCGCCGACGCGCTGATGGCACCCACGCGCATCTACGTGAAGCCGCTGCTCGCGCTGATGCAGAAGCTGTCGGTGAAGGGCATGGCGCACATCACGGGCGGCGGCCTCGTCGAGAACATTCCGCGCGTGCTGCGCGAAGGCCTCACGGCCGAGCTCGACCAGAACGCGTGGCCGCTGCCGCCGCTGTTCAAGTGGCTGCAGGAGCACGGCGGCGTCGCCGACGCGGAAATGCACCGCGTGTTCAACTGCGGGATCGGCATGGCCGTGATCGTCGCGGCGGCCGATGCCGATGCAGCGATCGCCGACCTGACCGCCGCCGGCGAACAGGTGTGGAAGATCGGCACCGTGCGTGCGACCCGCGAAGGCGAGGCGCAGACGGTCGTGGTCTGA
- a CDS encoding YybH family protein, which translates to MTEDEHAIRELVENWFVSSRRGDLATVLDLIADDAIFMVAGKPPFDKAAFAAASREANAGAEHAPKVDGRYRIDELRVIGDWAYMRNFLEIDATPPGGETIRRSGHTLTIFRKAGGRWQLVRDANLVTLAH; encoded by the coding sequence ATGACCGAAGACGAACATGCGATCCGCGAGCTCGTGGAAAACTGGTTCGTGTCGAGCCGGCGCGGCGATCTGGCGACCGTGCTCGACCTGATCGCCGACGACGCGATCTTCATGGTGGCCGGCAAGCCGCCGTTCGACAAGGCGGCGTTCGCGGCCGCGTCGCGTGAAGCGAACGCGGGTGCGGAGCACGCACCGAAGGTCGACGGCCGCTATCGGATCGACGAGCTGCGCGTGATCGGCGACTGGGCGTACATGCGCAATTTCCTCGAGATCGACGCGACGCCGCCGGGCGGCGAAACGATCCGCCGCTCGGGCCATACGCTGACGATCTTCCGCAAGGCCGGCGGCCGCTGGCAGCTCGTGCGCGATGCAAATCTCGTGACGCTCGCGCACTGA